In Alosa sapidissima isolate fAloSap1 chromosome 11, fAloSap1.pri, whole genome shotgun sequence, a single window of DNA contains:
- the adat1 gene encoding tRNA-specific adenosine deaminase 1 isoform X2, producing the protein MWPVDKIARLCYDHFRNLPKRGKPELGREWTLLAAVVEVRDNPNGEKIELKVVSLGTGTKCIGRAAMSPKGDVLNDSHAEIIARRGCVRYLMEQLRLAVLGESSALFCPAEEMGKWKVHPEVSFVFFTSHTPCGDASIIPMMESPSQPCPMVRLEDDEGEGSDTPETALKRRAEWQEDQANKRHRTDQETHQVVGKPGEEMRTCSPPPPETADPAGDPSKASETPETRAQEGDIAKAHQATDVHRTGAKSVPGEACDPKVPGVRYHNIGVLRVKPGRGEPTLSLSCSDKMARWAVLGFQGALLSHYLQEAIYFKAVITGKCPYSQHAMQRALCNRCAQVTDLPAGFSMHPPEFLQSSLEFSHSQAQTQHSHQSNKGRVSPCGAAISWCAVPNQPLDVTANGYKQGMTKKAVGTPQARSLISKVELFHIFQTVVTATSNVLLPSSLRLWD; encoded by the exons ATGTGGCCAGTGGATAAAATTGCAAGACTTTGTTACGATCATTTTCGTAACTTGCCTAAAAGAGGAAAGCCTGAACTAGGTAGAGAGTGGACACTTCTGGCAGCTGTAGTGGAAGTACGAGATAACCCTAATGGAGAGAAGATTG AGTTGAAGGTTGTGTCTTTGGGAACTGGAACGAAATGCATTGGGCGTGCAGCAATGAGTCCTAAGG GAGATGTATTGAATGACAGCCATGCTGAGATCATCGCCAGGAGAGGATGTGTCAG GTACCTGATGGAGCAGCTGCGACTTGCAGTGTTGGGAGAGAGCAGTGCCCTGTTCTGCCCTGCGGAGGAGATGGGCAAGTGGAAAGTGCATCCTGAAGTGTCGTTTGTGTTCTTTACCAGTCATACTCCCT GTGGAGATGCATCCATCATTCCAATGATGGAGAGCCCATCACAGCCTTGCCCAATGGTTAGGCTGGAGGATGATGAGGGGGAAGGCAGTGATACACCAGAGACAGCCCTGAAACGCAGAGCAGAGTGGCAAGAGGACCAGGCCAACAAGCGGCACAGGACAGACCAGGAGACGCACCAGGTTGTTGGAAAACCTGGTGAGGAGATGAGGACTTGTTCTCCTCCACCACCGGAAACGGCGGATCCTGCAGGAGACCCATCCAAGGCATCAGAGACTCCAGAGACTCGCGCACAAGAGGGCGACATTGCTAAGGCGCACCAGGCCACAGATGTCCACCGAACTGGCGCCAAGAGCGTCCCCGGGGAGGCCTGTGATCCGAAGGTGCCTGGTGTCCGATACCACAACATAGGGGTGTTGCGCGTGAAGCCTGGCCGCGGGGAGCCTACGCTGTCCCTGTCGTGCAGTGACAAAATGGCTCGCTGGGCTGTGCTTGGCTTCCAGGGAGCCCTTCTGAGCCATTACCTTCAGGAGGCGATCTACTTCAAGGCAGTGATCACTGGGAAGTGTCCCTATAGCCAGCATGCAATGCAGCGAGCATTGTGCAACCG GTGCGCCCAGGTGACCGATCTCCCAGCAGGCTTCTCCATGCACCCCCCTGAGTTCCTGCAGTCCAGCCTGGAGTTTTCCCACAGCCAGGCTCAGACCCAGCACTCTCACCAGAGCAACAAGGGCAGGGTTTCACCCTGTGGagcag caattagCTGGTGTGCTGTCCCCAACCAGCCACTAGATGTCACTGCAAATGGGTACAAGCAAGGGATGACCAAGAAAGCTGTGGGCACGCCACAGGCAAG GTCACTTATCTCAAAGGTTGAGCTGTTTCACATTTTTCAAACTGTTGTGACTGCAACTTCAAATGTCCTGCTCCCCTCCTCACTCAG GCTGTGGGATTAG
- the fam107b gene encoding protein FAM107B isoform X2, whose product MAQPDYMDGDCDELIKPKKLINPVKNSRNHQDLHRELLMSQKRGGLAPMNKPELQKVMEKRKRDQVLKAQKEEQEAHKKRSDLEIELMKRQQKLEQLELEQQKNEEEQENTPEFVKMKSNLRRTKQEVDDQEHTT is encoded by the exons ATGGCCCAGCCGGACTACATGGACGGGGACTGCGATGAGCTTATCAAGCCCAAGAAACTTATTAACCCAGTCAAGAATTCCAGGAACCATCAAGACCTGCACCGAGAGCTGCTAATGAGCCAAAAGAG GGGTGGCCTGGCTCCTATGAATAAGCCAGAACTGCAGAAGGTGATGGAGAAGCGGAAGAGAGACCAAGTGCTCAAGGCCCagaaggaggagcaggaggcccACAAGAAGAGGTCAGACCTGGAGATCGAGCTCATGAAGAGACAGCAGAAACTTGAACAG CTGGAGCTAGAACAACAGAAgaatgaggaggagcaggagaacACTCCCGAGTTTGTGAAAATGAAGAGCAACCTGAGGAGAACCAAGCAGGAGGTGGACGACCAGGAGCACACCACTTAA
- the adat1 gene encoding tRNA-specific adenosine deaminase 1 isoform X1 — translation MWPVDKIARLCYDHFRNLPKRGKPELGREWTLLAAVVEVRDNPNGEKIELKVVSLGTGTKCIGRAAMSPKGDVLNDSHAEIIARRGCVRYLMEQLRLAVLGESSALFCPAEEMGKWKVHPEVSFVFFTSHTPCGDASIIPMMESPSQPCPMVRLEDDEGEGSDTPETALKRRAEWQEDQANKRHRTDQETHQVVGKPGEEMRTCSPPPPETADPAGDPSKASETPETRAQEGDIAKAHQATDVHRTGAKSVPGEACDPKVPGVRYHNIGVLRVKPGRGEPTLSLSCSDKMARWAVLGFQGALLSHYLQEAIYFKAVITGKCPYSQHAMQRALCNRCAQVTDLPAGFSMHPPEFLQSSLEFSHSQAQTQHSHQSNKGRVSPCGAAISWCAVPNQPLDVTANGYKQGMTKKAVGTPQARSLISKVELFHIFQTVVTATSNVLLPSSLRERELQTYWDYKQAAGAYQQAWLQLRTQVFPLWPRSPRELLQFH, via the exons ATGTGGCCAGTGGATAAAATTGCAAGACTTTGTTACGATCATTTTCGTAACTTGCCTAAAAGAGGAAAGCCTGAACTAGGTAGAGAGTGGACACTTCTGGCAGCTGTAGTGGAAGTACGAGATAACCCTAATGGAGAGAAGATTG AGTTGAAGGTTGTGTCTTTGGGAACTGGAACGAAATGCATTGGGCGTGCAGCAATGAGTCCTAAGG GAGATGTATTGAATGACAGCCATGCTGAGATCATCGCCAGGAGAGGATGTGTCAG GTACCTGATGGAGCAGCTGCGACTTGCAGTGTTGGGAGAGAGCAGTGCCCTGTTCTGCCCTGCGGAGGAGATGGGCAAGTGGAAAGTGCATCCTGAAGTGTCGTTTGTGTTCTTTACCAGTCATACTCCCT GTGGAGATGCATCCATCATTCCAATGATGGAGAGCCCATCACAGCCTTGCCCAATGGTTAGGCTGGAGGATGATGAGGGGGAAGGCAGTGATACACCAGAGACAGCCCTGAAACGCAGAGCAGAGTGGCAAGAGGACCAGGCCAACAAGCGGCACAGGACAGACCAGGAGACGCACCAGGTTGTTGGAAAACCTGGTGAGGAGATGAGGACTTGTTCTCCTCCACCACCGGAAACGGCGGATCCTGCAGGAGACCCATCCAAGGCATCAGAGACTCCAGAGACTCGCGCACAAGAGGGCGACATTGCTAAGGCGCACCAGGCCACAGATGTCCACCGAACTGGCGCCAAGAGCGTCCCCGGGGAGGCCTGTGATCCGAAGGTGCCTGGTGTCCGATACCACAACATAGGGGTGTTGCGCGTGAAGCCTGGCCGCGGGGAGCCTACGCTGTCCCTGTCGTGCAGTGACAAAATGGCTCGCTGGGCTGTGCTTGGCTTCCAGGGAGCCCTTCTGAGCCATTACCTTCAGGAGGCGATCTACTTCAAGGCAGTGATCACTGGGAAGTGTCCCTATAGCCAGCATGCAATGCAGCGAGCATTGTGCAACCG GTGCGCCCAGGTGACCGATCTCCCAGCAGGCTTCTCCATGCACCCCCCTGAGTTCCTGCAGTCCAGCCTGGAGTTTTCCCACAGCCAGGCTCAGACCCAGCACTCTCACCAGAGCAACAAGGGCAGGGTTTCACCCTGTGGagcag caattagCTGGTGTGCTGTCCCCAACCAGCCACTAGATGTCACTGCAAATGGGTACAAGCAAGGGATGACCAAGAAAGCTGTGGGCACGCCACAGGCAAG GTCACTTATCTCAAAGGTTGAGCTGTTTCACATTTTTCAAACTGTTGTGACTGCAACTTCAAATGTCCTGCTCCCCTCCTCACTCAG GGAGAGGGAGCTGCAGACGTACTGGGATTACAAGCAGGCAGCCGGAGCGTACCAGCAGGCCTGGCTGCAGCTGCGCACGCAGGTTTTTCCCCTGTGGCCGCGTAGTCCTCGAGAGCTGCTGCAGTTCCACTGA
- the LOC121723930 gene encoding zinc-binding protein A33-like isoform X1: protein MASRTSLSEEDFSCPVCCDIYRDPIILLCSHSFCRVCLQQFWKQKGIRECPVCRMRSSRSAPATNLVLKNLCEALLQERGQRTLEVHLKPEAHGKFAVGAETLPIKSLGGPEALCSIHSEKLKLFCLEDKQPVCVVCRDSKKHNNHAFQPIDEAALDLKEEIKHKLKPLQENLKTYREAKLLFDQTAKHIKCQAKDVERQIKEEFERLHQFLRDEESARMAVLKEEEEFKSQMMKKKTVEISKEIQSLLDIIKAIEKYMDGEDITFLKNYSVIMKQVPFTLPDPEPVPETLVNMANYLGNLRFRIWEKMKDIVQYSPVTLDPNTANPCIFLSEDLTTLRYKDKGQLLPDNPERFDYWEFVLGSEGFASGSHCWEVEVGDSTLWALGVTSESVQRKGEALFKSAVWGVGYYNGEYGASSSVEPPTPLTVTPKLQRIRVQLDWDKGLVAFSDPVSNTPLHTFTHTFTERVFPYFSNYCELCPLKIIPLDVSVAMQPQ from the exons ATGGCCTCCAGAACTTCACTCTCCGAGGAGGATTTCTCCTGCCCGGTGTGCTGTGACATCTACCGGGACCCTATCATACTCCTGTGCAGCCACAGCTTTTGTCGAGTCTGTCTGCAGCAGTTCTGGAAACAGAAGGGGATCCGCGAATGTCCCGTGTGCAGGATGAGGTCGTCCAGGTCTGCACCAGCCACTAACCTGGTCTTGAAGAACCTGTGCGAGGCTCTCTTGCAGGAGAGGGGTCAGAGAACTTTGGAGGTGCACTTGAAGCCGGAGGCCCATGGCAAGTTTGCAGTGGGAGCCGAGACGTTGCCCATAAAATCCTTGGGCGGGCCAGAGGCACTGTGCAGCATACACAGCGAGAAACTCAAGCTCTTTTGCCTGGAGGACAAGCAGCCTGTCTGTGTGGTATGCCGCGACTCAAAAAAGCACAATAATCATGCCTTTCAACCTATTGATGAGGCAGCTCTGGATCTCAAG GAGGAGATTAAGCACAAACTGAAGCCCTTACAGGAGAATCTAAAGACCTACAGAGAAGCTAAACTGTTGTTTGACCAAACAGCAAAACACATAAAG TGTCAGGCCAAAGACGTAGAGAGGCAGATTAAGGAGGAGTTTGAGAGGCTTCATCAGTTTTTACGGGACGAGGAGTCTGCCAGAATGGCTGTgctgaaggaggaagaggagttcAAAAGCCAGATGATGAAGAAAAAGACAGTGGAGATCAGCAAAGAAATACAGAGTCTCTTAGACATCATTAAGGCTATTGAAAAATATATGGATGGGGAAGACATCACATTCCTTAAG AACTACAGTGTCATAATGAAGCA AGTCCCGTTTACACTCCCGGATCCAGAGCCAGTCCCAGAAACACTAGTCAACATGGCAAATTATCTTGGTAACCTGCGGTTCAGAATCTGGGAGAAGATGAAAGACATAGTTCAGTACA GCCCCGTGACTCTAGACCCAAACACAGCTAACCCGTGCATCTTCCTCTCTGAGGATCTGACCACCCTCCGCTACAAGGACAAAGGCCAGCTGCTCCCCGACAACCCGGAGAGGTTTGACTACTGGGAGTTTGTGCTGGGGTCTGAGGGCTTTGCCTCCGGGAGCCACTGCTGGGAAGTGGAGGTGGGGGACAGCACACTTTGGGCCCTGGGGGTGACCAGCGAGTCCGTGCAGCGTAAGGGTGAGGCACTGTTCAAGAGCGCCGTGTGGGGTGTGGGCTACTACAACGGAGAGTACGGGGCCAGCTCCTCCGTGGAGCCCCCGACTCCGCTCACAGTGACCCCCAAGCTCCAGAGGATTCGTGTACAGCTGGACTGGGACAAGGGGTTGGTGGCGTTCTCTGACCCTGTTAGTAACACGCCTCTGCACACGTTCACTCACACCTTCACGGAGAGAGTGTTTCCATACTTCAGTAATTACTGTGAGCTTTGTCCCCTGAAGATCATACCATTGGATGTTTCTGTAGCAATGCAGCCACAATGA
- the fam107b gene encoding protein FAM107B isoform X1 yields MTTMFGYPVFPVLPDHCLNQGELREGLPRVRSIMAQPDYMDGDCDELIKPKKLINPVKNSRNHQDLHRELLMSQKRGGLAPMNKPELQKVMEKRKRDQVLKAQKEEQEAHKKRSDLEIELMKRQQKLEQLELEQQKNEEEQENTPEFVKMKSNLRRTKQEVDDQEHTT; encoded by the exons ATGACTACAATGTTCGGATACCCTGTGTTCCCCGTCCTGCCAG ACCACTGTCTGAACCAGGGGGAGCTAAGAGAGGGACTGCCCAGGGTGCGAAGCATCATGGCCCAGCCGGACTACATGGACGGGGACTGCGATGAGCTTATCAAGCCCAAGAAACTTATTAACCCAGTCAAGAATTCCAGGAACCATCAAGACCTGCACCGAGAGCTGCTAATGAGCCAAAAGAG GGGTGGCCTGGCTCCTATGAATAAGCCAGAACTGCAGAAGGTGATGGAGAAGCGGAAGAGAGACCAAGTGCTCAAGGCCCagaaggaggagcaggaggcccACAAGAAGAGGTCAGACCTGGAGATCGAGCTCATGAAGAGACAGCAGAAACTTGAACAG CTGGAGCTAGAACAACAGAAgaatgaggaggagcaggagaacACTCCCGAGTTTGTGAAAATGAAGAGCAACCTGAGGAGAACCAAGCAGGAGGTGGACGACCAGGAGCACACCACTTAA
- the LOC121723930 gene encoding zinc-binding protein A33-like isoform X2: MASRTSLSEEDFSCPVCCDIYRDPIILLCSHSFCRVCLQQFWKQKGIRECPVCRMRSSRSAPATNLVLKNLCEALLQERGQRTLEVHLKPEAHGKFAVGAETLPIKSLGGPEALCSIHSEKLKLFCLEDKQPVCVVCRDSKKHNNHAFQPIDEAALDLKEEIKHKLKPLQENLKTYREAKLLFDQTAKHIKAKDVERQIKEEFERLHQFLRDEESARMAVLKEEEEFKSQMMKKKTVEISKEIQSLLDIIKAIEKYMDGEDITFLKNYSVIMKQVPFTLPDPEPVPETLVNMANYLGNLRFRIWEKMKDIVQYSPVTLDPNTANPCIFLSEDLTTLRYKDKGQLLPDNPERFDYWEFVLGSEGFASGSHCWEVEVGDSTLWALGVTSESVQRKGEALFKSAVWGVGYYNGEYGASSSVEPPTPLTVTPKLQRIRVQLDWDKGLVAFSDPVSNTPLHTFTHTFTERVFPYFSNYCELCPLKIIPLDVSVAMQPQ; encoded by the exons ATGGCCTCCAGAACTTCACTCTCCGAGGAGGATTTCTCCTGCCCGGTGTGCTGTGACATCTACCGGGACCCTATCATACTCCTGTGCAGCCACAGCTTTTGTCGAGTCTGTCTGCAGCAGTTCTGGAAACAGAAGGGGATCCGCGAATGTCCCGTGTGCAGGATGAGGTCGTCCAGGTCTGCACCAGCCACTAACCTGGTCTTGAAGAACCTGTGCGAGGCTCTCTTGCAGGAGAGGGGTCAGAGAACTTTGGAGGTGCACTTGAAGCCGGAGGCCCATGGCAAGTTTGCAGTGGGAGCCGAGACGTTGCCCATAAAATCCTTGGGCGGGCCAGAGGCACTGTGCAGCATACACAGCGAGAAACTCAAGCTCTTTTGCCTGGAGGACAAGCAGCCTGTCTGTGTGGTATGCCGCGACTCAAAAAAGCACAATAATCATGCCTTTCAACCTATTGATGAGGCAGCTCTGGATCTCAAG GAGGAGATTAAGCACAAACTGAAGCCCTTACAGGAGAATCTAAAGACCTACAGAGAAGCTAAACTGTTGTTTGACCAAACAGCAAAACACATAAAG GCCAAAGACGTAGAGAGGCAGATTAAGGAGGAGTTTGAGAGGCTTCATCAGTTTTTACGGGACGAGGAGTCTGCCAGAATGGCTGTgctgaaggaggaagaggagttcAAAAGCCAGATGATGAAGAAAAAGACAGTGGAGATCAGCAAAGAAATACAGAGTCTCTTAGACATCATTAAGGCTATTGAAAAATATATGGATGGGGAAGACATCACATTCCTTAAG AACTACAGTGTCATAATGAAGCA AGTCCCGTTTACACTCCCGGATCCAGAGCCAGTCCCAGAAACACTAGTCAACATGGCAAATTATCTTGGTAACCTGCGGTTCAGAATCTGGGAGAAGATGAAAGACATAGTTCAGTACA GCCCCGTGACTCTAGACCCAAACACAGCTAACCCGTGCATCTTCCTCTCTGAGGATCTGACCACCCTCCGCTACAAGGACAAAGGCCAGCTGCTCCCCGACAACCCGGAGAGGTTTGACTACTGGGAGTTTGTGCTGGGGTCTGAGGGCTTTGCCTCCGGGAGCCACTGCTGGGAAGTGGAGGTGGGGGACAGCACACTTTGGGCCCTGGGGGTGACCAGCGAGTCCGTGCAGCGTAAGGGTGAGGCACTGTTCAAGAGCGCCGTGTGGGGTGTGGGCTACTACAACGGAGAGTACGGGGCCAGCTCCTCCGTGGAGCCCCCGACTCCGCTCACAGTGACCCCCAAGCTCCAGAGGATTCGTGTACAGCTGGACTGGGACAAGGGGTTGGTGGCGTTCTCTGACCCTGTTAGTAACACGCCTCTGCACACGTTCACTCACACCTTCACGGAGAGAGTGTTTCCATACTTCAGTAATTACTGTGAGCTTTGTCCCCTGAAGATCATACCATTGGATGTTTCTGTAGCAATGCAGCCACAATGA